A window from Micropterus dolomieu isolate WLL.071019.BEF.003 ecotype Adirondacks unplaced genomic scaffold, ASM2129224v1 contig_14242, whole genome shotgun sequence encodes these proteins:
- the LOC123966797 gene encoding uncharacterized protein LOC123966797 isoform X1, translating into MYSCPICKKPVSSEIRRLRWHLRAVHSLSDGQDYTIFCSQNGCVRSYHNINSYSKHLAREHSSGDSSLNMATQLLEDVSDNLTEDNAANISNNTHLILDATSDCEEDANLCSAKSEDAVSVTSHAATFAAKMYSCSNVTLSDVQRSVSCTKELLDRTIDSLQASTTALLKSLAVPDDNEGVRSLMKEFETARESLENIDSPYKMSKFFETEYSLVKPTEIFLGHRAETIRKNGIAQQTLAADTFQYISVLETLKLIFNNEKFQTLYLQSHRSTDGKMRDYCDGAHFARHELYKTHPDALQIQLYFDDLETVNPLGSKTKIHKMGAVYFSLRNLPPEYNSSLANIHLCLLFNAIDREKYGFAKIFQPFLDDIKILESQGIDIKMRGETHSTRNDLPFYC; encoded by the coding sequence ATGTACTCTTGTCCAATATGTAAAAAGCCAGTTAGCTCTGAGATCAGGAGACTTCGCTGGCATCTTCGTGCCGTACATTCCCTATCTGACGGACAGGACTACACCATATTTTGCAGCCAAAATGGCTGTGTGCGTTCATACCATAACATCAATTCCTATTCTAAGCATCTTGCAAGAGAGCATTCATCAGGGGATAGCTCACTAAACATGGCTACCCAGCTTTTAGAAGATGTGTCAGACAACCTTACAGAGGACAATGCAGCAAATATCAGCAACAACACACATTTGATTCTTGATGCAACATCAGATTGTGAAGAGGATGCCAATTTGTGTTCTGCTAAGTCTGAGGATGCAGTTTCAGTCACCAGTCATGCTGCTACGTTTGCTGCAAAGATGTACTCTTGTTCTAATGTAACATTAAGTGATGTACAAAGAAGTGTAAGTTGCACTAAAGAACTTTTGGACAGGACTATTGACAGCCTTCAAGCATCTACCACTGCTTTGCTCAAAAGCTTAGCTGTTCCAGATGACAACGAGGGGGTTCGTTCATTAATGAAAGAGTTTGAGACTGCAAGAGAGTCCCTTGAGAATATAGATAGCCCTTATAAAATGTCTAAATTCTTTGAAACTGAGTACTCTCTTGTTAAGCCAACCGAGATCTTCTTAGGCCACAGAGCTGAAACTATAAGAAAAAATGGTATTGCACAACAAACACTTGCAGCTGATACATTTCAGTATATTTCCGTCCTCGAAACTCTAAAATTAATCTTTAATAATGAGAAATTTCAGACCCTGTATTTGCAGTCTCATAGAAGTACAGATGGAAAGATGCGTGACTATTGTGATGGTGCTCATTTTGCTAGACATGAACTATACAAAACACATCCCGATGCTCTACAGATTCAGCTATACTTTGATGATCTGGAGACAGTTAATCCTCTTGGGTCAAAAACAAAGATTCATAAAATGGGAGCAGTGTATTTTTCATTGAGAAACCTACCCCCTGAGTATAATTCAAGCTTGGCAAACATTCACCTTTGCCTTCTATTCAATGCTATTGACAGAGAAAAATATGGCTTTGCAAAGATTTTTCAGCCTTTCTTAGATGACATAAAAATCCTAGAGAGTCAAGGCATTGACATTAAGATGAGAGGAGAAACACACAGTACACGGAATGATCTGCCTTTTTACTGCTGA
- the LOC123966797 gene encoding uncharacterized protein LOC123966797 isoform X2, producing the protein MFEGKGEMQIRRWESSVIPKLKRIAALEKGSITTLLDQNPNCNDDEKCYTMLQVLTHLLPPTAGRGAVSSRCSIKSAISYLLDFVPSGTRISSLCDTVDIAAKGQQPQLVCIGNLTSEVHQFVIVARNDKVVIPLEDESLTCALDKLFKFYWVYNLSYPPQLASVFIFLEYVYDLPMSNTARRSKVLELISKLQALA; encoded by the exons ATGTTTGAGGGAAAGGGAGAGATGCAAATCCGAAGATGGGAATCATCGGTTATTCCAAAACTGAAACGGATTGCGGCTTTGGAGAAGGGGAGTATAACCACTCTGTTGGATCAGAATCCAAACTGTAATGATG ATGAGAAGTGCTACACTATGCTGCAAGTCCTGACACACTTGCTTCCGCCAACTGCAGGAAGAGGTGCAGTGTCAAGCCGGTGCAGTATCAAATCTGCTATTTCATATCTGCTTGACTTTGTACCG tCTGGAACCAGGATCTCCTCGCTTTGTGACACTGTTGACATCGCTGCAAAGGGCCAGCAACCACAACTAGTCTGCATCGGAAACCTGACCAGTGAAGTGCACCAGTTTGTCATTGTTGCCAGAAACGACAAAGTTGTAATTCCATTGGAAGATGAGAGCCTAACCTGTGCCTTGGATAAGCTGTTCAAGTTCTACTGGGTCTACAACCTTTCGTATCCTCCCCAGCTTGCTTCAGTTTTCATCTTTCTGGAGTATGTATATGACTTGCCAATGTCTAACACTGCAAGAAGATCTAAAGTCTTGGAGCTCATCAGCAAGCTTCAGGCTTTAGCCTAA